The window CTTTGGAGCGTTTCGTATCCAGGAAGAAAAGACGCTCCGCTTCGACTGGCCGCGCTCCGTGAATATTAaatgccgcgccgcgccgtttcgctGGTGCGCGCTCGTACGCGGGCTTGTTCCATCGGCAGCCACTACCGCGAATAACAACATATTGACACGGTGTTGCATAATTTCTCCCGACGCTCTGTTACAGATCCGCATATAAAGGTCGCGGGTCGACCCGATGACGTGCGAGCGGCTAAGGAGAAGATAATGGAAATTTTGGACACCAGGGTAAGCGTTTATTTTAAACATGCCTCCTCTCGTCCCGTTCTCGTCTCGCTCGGATTATCGATCGGCCACGGAGCAAGCAAACCTCGGCGGCGCTTGTTACACGCCGGTTTCGCCCGTCGGAAATCTTCGAGCGAGATAAGAGCCGCGATCTGGTGTCACGGGCGAATCCCCGGTTTTTACCGAAACGTTACATCACTCGCGAGCAGCCGAGCAACCAGATTAGCGATGACCTCCGCCGATCAGCTTTTGACTTTCAGCGCCCCAAATTGATCGGCCCCGCGCGCCCGCGTCGTGCAAACATTTCTCCGCCGTTATCGTAGATAATCCATCGGACGATAAAGAAACCTGCCCGATGCGTGTATCGGCACTTTTGTAGCAATCTGTCGCAGCGATCGATATCGCgataaattcgttttttttttctgttcgctGCGAGCAACGCGAGGTAAATTTCCAACGGTGTCCGCGCGCGACGCGTCCTCCAGTCTCCTCCACTTCTCCTATTCGTCCTTTTTCGACTCGCACGCCGAGCTACGCACCGCGCGTCTCGTTTCAGGTCAAGTCGCGAGACTTTCGCCCGGTTCGACCGCCGACCGGCATCCTTGGCAGGCGAGCATCCTAATTCCTCCTTTTCTGATAGGATCTCGCGGTTTCCTTTTTAATTGGCGGTCGCGTGACCGCCACTCGGCCTCTAAGACTGGCTCCAAgagggaaaaaggaggaaacagGGGGATAAGGGGCCCAGCGACAGCACGTAGGAAGAAGACGTTCTATTTATACGCGGACGGTGTATCGCGAATTCCCAGCCGAGAAAGCGAGACGTCCTGCACCGCGACGAACCTGCCTCGCGTTAACCAACCGGCTGGAAACGGCTTGTGTATTTCCTCCGGGCGTACCGTTATCTCCGAGCGTTCCTCTTCGTCTCGGCCCACCGTTCTATCGTTTCGCCCATCGGAATTACATATTACGTCCGATCCGCGCGCAAGCGAACCGTCTGCAGAACGAACGACGCGCGAGTAGAAGCATCGCGTCCGCGGGGGCAGGCGCATAGAAGTTTAACGAGCCGATGCACGAGGAAGAAGATGAGAGACGCCTGCTCGATTGCACCCAGCTTGTGTCACCCGACGTTGCTCGCTAAATCGCCATTACTCACCTGTCGGCCGCGCCAGGCCGATCGGATAAAACGCGCACCTACCTACCAGAATTCGCCCCGGTGCGTTCACTTTTCTCCAACTTGTTGGTATAACAGGTTCGATCGGAGACGCCGTAAAATAACTGGCGCGTTGCATTCCCGGCACCGTTACCGCGCCACTGGTCCCCGCGCCGCGTTGTTATCGCGCGGCTTTTACATAACGCCGGAGAAGTCGATTCCACGTTTCAACCGTTGCACGTTGAACTGGAGTGGCTGGCGAGTTAATACGCCGCCCGACCGCAGGGCCCCCCGGTTCCAACGTCCAGGACCTCGCTCGTATTTTTCCCGTCCAGCGTTAACGCTGCCTCGCCGGGTGTTTGTCGGAGTCTGTTTTCCGCCGTTGCTATCGCCGACGCGCGAGGCCTTAGGACGGTGGAACGCCGGACGAAAGCGCGGAGAGACCCAGCCTCGGATTTCGATTGCAGCAAAGCAACAGGGTGACTATGAAGCTGGACGTTAGTTACACCGACCATTCGCACATCATCGGGAAGGGCGGCCTGACGATTAAGCGGGTGATGGAGGAAACCGGCTGTCACATTCATTTTCCGGACAGTAACCGTAGCAATCACCAGGAGAAGAGCAATCAAGTCTCGATTGCCGGGGAGATGGAGGGCGTGGAGAGGGCCCGCGCTCGAGTCAGGGTAAGGCTGGACTGTTCCGAAGCTGTTTCTCTACCGAGCGGGTCTAACGACCAAACGCAGACCGTCCCGACGACCAATTTGCCCCCTTTACCTTTGCAGAACCTCACGCCTCTGATCTTCTCGTTCGAGCTACCGATCATGGGTCTGTCGCAGACCATGCCGGACTCCAACTCGCCGTACGTGGTGAAGATCCAGGAGAAGTACAACGTCCAAGTGATGTTTCGCACCAGGCCGAAGTTGCACGCCACGCTGGTGGTGGTGAAGGGCTGCGAATGGGAGGTGACCCAGGTGAAGGAGGCGACCGTGCTGCTGATTCACTACATGTGCCAAAACTTAGCTGTGAGTATGGTCGAGGGAATGGGACACCACCGCGCTCCGTCGCCGACGAGTCGCTCTAATCGAGTTTCCGCCCCCCCCGCCTCGGCAGAGTCAGATACAAGTACAAATGTCGATGGAGATTTCACCGCAACACCACAGTATCGTGCTGGGCAAGCAGAGCAGCAACTTGAAGATGATCATGCAGCGCACAGCCACGCAAATCATGTTCCCGGACGCTGGGGATCCAAACATTCCCAGCTTGAAGAAGAGCAACGTGACCATCACAGGTGGCATCCACAACGTCTACATGGCCCGGCAACAGTTAGTGGTAGGTCATGTTGCCGCGATTCGGCTGTCTTATCGGCGACCGGTCCTTATCTGCTCGTTCAGTTTTCCCACTCGGCCGGCGAGTGATCCCTTTCCGTCCACTCACGACCACGCGACCCCGTGCGCGCCGATAACGATGCTGCGCGCCGCTTCGCGGATCCCTCGACCGTCCAGAGGCTCCGCTCGTTTCTAAAGCCGAGGGCAATTTTACTGCGTCCAGGGTTCCTTACCGTTGGTTCTGATGTTCGACCTCCCCGAGGAGTCCATGTCATCCGTCAGCACCGAGAACATCTCCCAGCTGATGCAATCGTTGGATGTGTTCATCAACCTGAGGCACAAGCCCAAGCAGAGCACGCTCTCCGTCATCATCAAGGGGATCGAGCGGAACGCCAGCAACATCTACGAGGCGAGGAAGCAGCTTCTGGGCTTGGACGAACCCAGGGTGCATGCCGAGATACCGGCTACGTACCACGTACCGAACGCCGGCAATACTTTCCAGGGGAACTGCATGAACGCCGGTGAGTACGGTTCTCCGCGAATTTACGGGCGAATAGACTCGTCGCTGCTAATTGACCGTTACGATCCTACACGCAGGTCTGAACAATCTGGTGAGCGGTCTGTCGGACAACCTGTCGAGTATGTTAACGGTAAACACGCAGAATCCTCCGTACTGCGTGTCGCCTGTCTCTCACTCGCCAAATCCTATGGGCTTGTCGCCTCACTGGGGCTTACCGTCGATACCGTCCATGTTTTCGCCGCTGCCGCTTCATCACACTTACCCGTACCCGCACCTTAATCATCTGCTGACAACGCAGCACGTGATGCACAACAACGCCATGCCTCCTCACGCCCACGGACTGCAGAATCACGGCTACGCCGGCATCGGGCAGCTTCACTCCAACGTGCCTGCCAGCTTTCACAGTATTCACGGGATGAACGGTGGTTCCTTGGCGGACAGCAAAGAAGGCAGCGGTACGTCGCTGGCTCTATGTAAAGCCTGCAGTAGTCTCTTGAATCGGACGcgccaaaattttcatttttctcacgTACATCTTTACAGCTTACTCGTCGCTGAGCAGCGTCTCCAGTTCTCTATCTAGTCCCGCTATCAGTCCACGTAACGTATCACCGGTCAATCCTACCGAGACTAGTCCTAATATAGGTGAGTGCTCGCCTTGGGACCTTTCCACCCGGATCGCtgtcgatttcgataaacctgTAACAAGCGTTTCATCCAGTAGATTTATGCAGCATGCTGTCAGACCTTCCGGTACGCGACCGACGAGCACCCGGCTGCGAGAAGAAGTCACTGGAGATGGCCGTGCAACAGAACCTGGCCCCATTCGATTACGAGCAGAAGAAAATCTTGGCAGCGAAGGCGATGCACGCGAAACCTAGCTCCGCCGATTATCGCGTTCCCACTTCCGCTTGGTCCGGATACGGACTCAGTCAGTCCATCCCTCCCATAAGCACGACCGACTTGAGTAAGGTAAGGGTGATTCGCGAGCCTACCGCCGGATGCAGACAAAGTATGAACGTTTTCGTGTTTGACCGTAGGAACTGACCGCCTCCCATCCGTCTGACCTGTGGAAAGAGCCAACGACGCCGGTGTTCAGCGGGGAAATTGACTTCGGAATCGGATCCGGCAAACGCGTTGGACAGATCGGCATCAGCTCGAACTACATGGAACACACGCCGACGGCGCATCTCAATAAAATCACGTCCCATCGGCACAACGACTTGACCACTCTGCTGACCAGCGTCGGATTGGAAAAGTACATACGTAAGTGGGATTCTGTGCTCCGCGTAATTGCGGCAAGCGATAGGAGCTTTAAGGTCGCGCGCTTCTGAACCGTCGCTTCTGCTTAAGCGTTGCTTGGGTTTTCTCCGCTTTGCTTTACACGCCGCTTCTCCTTTTCTATCCGCCAGGCCTGTTCACGTCTCACGAGGTGGACATGGCAACGTTTCCTTCGCTCACGGAGAAGGATCTCTGCGAGATTGGTATAAACGCTTGGGGCGCGAGGCGCAAAATAATGCTGTTAATCGCTGGTACGTAAGAGGTTGCCGCGCGGCTGTCGCTTGGCAGCGAATACTATCGCCCTGTTCGCGCGACCGTCTCCACTTTACCCTCACTTATGGCACACTTACTGTTCCCCTTGCAGagatgaacaaacgaactagTCCATTCTGCGGCAGCGCGGCCCCGGGCGCGGAACGCAAGTCGACCACCTCATCCACTGCAACGTCGGTGGAGAAGTGCAATCTGGACAGCAAGTGGTAAAGGAAGGGCGGGGAGAACGTTGCGAGTCTCGTGGAACTTTGGCGACACGGATATAACGAATCTATTACGGACTGCCGTACTTAAAGCTCGCGAATCGTATTTCCAGACAGGGGAATACGAGAGTCGAGGTCGAAATCGAATCACGCGGGCCTCCCCGCCGACTCCACAGTAAGATCACGAGAGGTTATACAATTGATATGTTAGTTTGCTATTCTAGGCACCGGAAGAATAGCCCGATGATTGATTTTGTGGTCGAGGACcctttgcataattttttttccactttttttttctaCCCCTTCGCGGTCTTCGATTCACGCGCTCGGAAGGTGCCTTAGGTTAAGAAGCTCGTTATTACTTTCGTTtcgttaactttttttttacgttgCTATTGGTCTTTCCGCGGCCGAGCGACACCCGGCAAATTACCGGGGCGTCGTTCGGCGCGTTGTGTCACGTGTTTCTCTGTGTATCGTATCGGTGAAGAGTTCGTAATGTGGCTGAGCGATAGGCGTACAGTATAAATGGGTGATAATTGTTCGATTAGCGTAACGGAACAGAGGCGAAGCGCAGCTTCGGGAACTTGATACGCGATGGGCGAGGGATGTCCCGTGTGTTCAGCGGCCTTTCGCCCTAGcaaagttaaaatatttaatcTCGACTAAGCTCGAAACTCGACGGCTGGCGGAGCTCGCGGCGAGAGAGGTTGATGAACGGGAATGCGCCAAGTATTTAGTCGCATTCCGCATCCGCGTTCCATCGGATCGTGCGAACGCGATCTCCTGGCCCGCGAGCTTCCCGCAGCCGCGTTTTCGAGTTTTACAAAGTAACAAAGTATTTATTATTCACTCGCGAAAGACGCTGGATGCACGCTAAGCAACGGACCGCAACAACTATATCCACGGAGCAAACCGAGAGGGGCGGACAATGGCGATCTTGAACGCTCGGGGACACTTTTCAGCCTCCTTTGGCGTAATACGAACTGTCTAAGAAAACCGGCTAAGAAATCTAACTCGAGCTTGGCCGCATAGTTACCGTTCTCGACGTTCGACGAGCCGTTTGCAGCTAACCAACTCGCGTTAATCGATCATCGTGCGATCGACCACTATCGGATGCACCGTGATGTCTCTTCCCTTTTTCTTACCCAAGCATAATCGAATGAACATGCGTCCGAGGAACAATCATTTCGCCGCGATCAACCGCATGTACGCGCTCGCGGTCCATTTACACAATAGCAATTTTACGGAAGTAAGATATCTCGctcgatataaattattaatattttaaaccctttttttttcttttttttttgtcgccaCAATCTGAATGAAAAGCGTTAGGCAACGAGCTCACGCTCTGCTCGCTAGAACTGACAACACTTGGGGAACAGACGCATTCGAAGATCCGTTAACGCGATTCAGGGGTCCATTCATCTCTACCGTCATGAATATAAACTGCTGTTAATTAGGTCGGTACAGAATAGTCGGAGGAACGTCGCGACCGAGCTTACCGAAAATGCCTAGCGAACAATTTTACCGCTAAAAGTTCTTGACTAAGTCTTTTGTGAAGTCTTTTTAAGCATAAATTATTGTTGTTTTGGTGCAGCACGATCGCGTGCTCGGGAGTAATCGATATATTAGGAAAGGAATACTATGTGTTCTCTGCGTGTGTATGTGTGATGTAATAAGACTGTCCGATCGTCCCCGTTCCTCGTGTTCGTTCAACGGTGATCGTTTCTTGGTAAAAATGGAACAACACGCTCGCTACGAACGTTTCTCGTTGTTCGATCGTTGCAACGACCGGACGACGCAAATCTCCGCCTCGCCGTGGCCCCGCGGCGCTGGCGAGGAGTTAttattgtttttgtttttcgCGATAGCGATAAATCGTCGCAGACCGTCAGATTGAAAATGTCGATGTCTGTTTTCCACGGGAGGCCCGATCGGCGCCGGCAACGGGCCACTCTCGCCGCGGGTCCGTTTCTTTATTCGcacaatttttacattttcgccgCGCGAGAACCCTTGCGCGACCGATCGGGACCTCGTATAATTTCTTTAGATAGATATGTCACTGTTCTTCGATGTTCCTATCTAATATATACTAATTTCGCGCGATTTAGCGTATCAACTAGCTGTTATGGAATTTAAAATTAGAGAAGCAAAACAACTGAaaagtcaaaaaaaaaaaaaagaaaaaaagaaaaggtaaATAAGGAAAACGATATGTGAGGACGCGAAAACGAAGCTTTCAATGCCTAGCGCTCGAGCATCGCGGTACAAGCTGAAACGATTATTCGTCCTGCTCTCTGTTCCTCTTTCTGACACGTTGCAAGTGACAACGTTTCGTGAcgcgtctctctctctttctcccgttctctctctctctcgattaCATCGTTCCTGGTCACGtgcacatcttttttttttaaaaaggctttacCTGCCTAACACCGTTAACAAAAGCGCGAAAAGTACCAAGGAGAAGAGAGAAAGACGGACGTAAAGTTACTGTTCATCGAGATGAACCGGCTGACAGAACATGCCTTTCTGGAGCATGCTTCCGCGCAAAGAATAATATCGAAGATAGGGTCGATAGCGGCGAACGCGTATTTCGACGAAGCGCTTCGTTGGTAAAAGTGGTTTCGCCATGGGACTAGTTTCGCGTCGATCTTCTCAGCGACCTCGAATCGAGGACGTTTCTCGGAATTCGTATCGGAACGCCGGTCCACGTAGCACAATGTTCTCcgcgtgaaaaagaaaaaaaattgcacgttCCGTTTTGCTGCGAAACGTTAGGTATTTTATCCGGCGTATATTTCGTCAGCGCGATCTCGCGTTTGTTTCTACATAGAGGAAGAGTAAGCCGTACCTGTGCACCTGATAATGTGATCCAATATAGCTTTCACTAGTGCCTGTAAGAGTCGGAAAGCAGTCTTACCGTGATTAACGAATTTAGTATTAGAAGGGGGATACGGTAGCGTTTATCGCATGTCTCAGGTACCTAACTGCTCCGAGTGGTCCCGCTCGTGCGCGCTGCGCGGTGCGTTCCCGAAATAACGAGACGGTCGTTTCTTTAAGGCCCCTTCGAACCCGCGCGCGCGCATCGTTAGAGAAGCTAGAGAAAACATTCCAACGGTTAGAGCACGAACGTGTGAAAAAGGTTTAAGACGAATTCAGTTGAACGCATTTCCAATGTTCCGTATCGGGGATGATTCTCGCCAGATGAATCGAGGGGGACGTGCCCGCCCGTCGAGCAACTGCAGCGACTCAACGAGCAAAATTCACGGCCAACTTGTATCCGTTGCGCATCGCGTTCGGTGCTGCGAAAGGGAAAGCGTTTCACGATAATGCatcattgatatttttatacGGTTATCTAATTATTCCGATAAGCAGCCAATATACAATACCCGATCCATTACCGTTTTGTTTCGAAGGAAACGTCGAGGAAATCGAAAGCGTTGTATCCAAgcgaataaagaaaattttgtattgctattttttaataaaaaatatatatatacacgtacaGCTATGGAGAAGATACATATGTACATCGGTGGATGGATATCGCGTGCCGATCGTGCTTGAGCGCAACCAGCGGAGCGTTTCACTCTTGCACTTGCACGCTGGCCGCGGCCGGGCTCGCCTCGTACATCAGCATGTTACCGGCGCAGAGCCGTGCGCCGCATTCGTAGCACTGGAACTCGCTGGTCGCCGTGAAATGAGCTTTCAGGCAATAGTAGCAATAGACGTGTTCGCAGCCAGCGTGCGCCGGCAAGACCGGCGTGTCGTGGCAGTAGGGGCATTTGCTTCCCAGATCCATGGTCGGGAACGATCTCTGCGCACCGGTCCTTCTTCTCCGCGACAATAGCTTCTTTATCCCGTGCTTCATGTAATGAAAGTTGACCAGGGGCAGGCCGGTGGTGAAGAGCTCCATCAAACCATGCCAGAGGAGCTCCCTGGTCATGTACGAGTAGCCGATGTTCCTCGGCTTGTGGGTGGTCGACGAGCAGCTAGCGATCCCGAGCAGGTACTCAGCGACGCGAGGCTGCGATCCCCGGTGCAAGAAGACCAACAGGTTGAGAAATTCAAGCAGCTTCGCGACGTTCGCGACGCGACAGAGGATCGTCTTTGATTCCGGGCTGGCCGCGCCGTCGGCCAATTTATCTCTCACGTAAGCCGGGGCAACGGTGAAAATCAAGAACAGAACGGACTTTGCACGTGTGACATTACCGTAATGTAAATTCAGCAGCTGCTGGCCGAAGGTCGATTTCCCGTGTCGCAGCGAGAACATCCATATAAAGAACTTTAGGAGCGCGTCGATCTCTGGCTGCCAACGATCGATCCTCTCCCCCGGCTGATACTTGGTGATCTCCTTCACTTGGCTCCTCAGCACCTTGTAGATCTCCTCGTCGAGCTGCGCCGCGTCGATCTGGTTGATCCGAGACACGTAAGGAGACGCCGGCATTTCCCCGGGTTTACTGTGAACAGATTCGTGAAACGGTGAATCGGTTTTACCACGAAGCAGTCGTTACGATAGCGTATTACGCGCGAGTGAAAGCGACGCGTTTGTAGAACTATTTGCCCAACCGGTTGATCTCGATAGTATGTTTAAGAAAAGCGTGGCATGTCATTCATCGTTTTCCACGCGTTACTGCCATATTTACCTTCTCTCGTATTCGTTGCGTAATAATgacgttattattattgttattgtagCGGTTGGTACGCACTCGCGTTTGGAGAGATCGCGTGCGATCGCCGGGTCCGTGATTCGCTGGCTGGCCGGGAAAGAAATCGACGTCGCGACGCGAATGCGGGTGGATTCGTCGAGAAAGTGTCGCGAGGTCGCGCGTTCCAATCGGTTTTCTCGAGTGCGAAGGGAACGAAGGAGTAAACGCCGACCGGACCAGCAAGTGAGGTTAGGAGAGCGAGACGTTGGAATTTTAGCTTGCCGCGGGACGGGTCGGGGCGGGACGCGAGTGAACGCGACGCCACGCGACGAGGCACGACGCGACACGAGTGGCGGCGTAGCGGTACGACTGGACGGTTCGGCTCAGTTCGGCTTCGGCGACGTCCTGTAGCGGCAGCGGAGGAGGTGGCATCGCTACACGCAAGTTCGATTTCGAATATCGAGATTCCCGCAGTGAAGGAATCGCAGTCTCgcggggcgcgcgcgcgcggctgcCCTCTGTAGCGTACCCTCGGTAATCACGTGGAAAAAAGGAGCGGACCGGAGCGGATCAGAATCGCGCAGGGTCGCGCAGTGAGTCGGCCGCGAGTAAAAGAGGAGCCAGGGTCCGTGGACGGGTGTCGGTCGGCGGACTAATCGCGTCAGTTGAATCGCGTAACGGCGGGCACGGACGAGCACGGGCGAGCAACCGCGACTACGGTTTGAGGTTAGCTCGAGGGACAGCTGTCGAAGCGAGCGCGACCTAACCCGAGTTTCTCGAGAGTCGCTCGAGTCGAGCCCGCGTCCTATCGCGTTTCGGGCTCCATGTTGCCGCTGGTGGAATGACGTCATCGAGTGTTGGTGCTTCGACAGTGGGCTCCTTCCCCGGCCGCTCCATCAAAGTTCTCCGATCATGTTTTCGTGATAAATTCCGCGGTTCTTTTTGGTGCGGTGGACGGTGAGAAGTCGGTGAGAAATCGGTGAGGTACGCGGGGCGGCGATTCGCGGTCACCGATACGCGCTACCGTCCTCCTCTGCCACGCACAGCCACCATCCAACGTGAGTACTCCAAATTATATAATGTCCGCTTTTTTTCGCTTAAAATGGGTGCCCACCGGGTAACCGGGGCCATCGATCCGCCAACTGACAGGTTAACCTCCGATTcgactctctctctttctctctctctctctccctctctctctctctctctctctctccccttctctctctcgctgcctctctttctttctgttACTCCCTCTCCCTTCCTCTCTCTCCCGCCCGGTTTCTTGTCGGCGAAATTGATGGACGAGTTGGTGGTTTTCACATTCTCTTggattccccccccccccccaccccctcgccgGGTCGCCGGGGAAAACCGTTTAATTCGCGTGTCGTTCTAACCTCTTATGGTGTCCCAGTCGCGAGCACATTGCCTTAAAACGCATTACCAGCCGGCCACCGCCGTTGCACGCGTTTATTTTCGTGTCGGCGGCCACTTGTTCGCGACCACCGATCGCTTCTCTCGCCCAACCGTTTCTCCGCCGTGCCCAGCGGCAGATTAGCCGGCGACGATTTACCTGGCGGAGTGTCCGGGTATCAACCGAATCGTCGCCGTTCGCGATCGATATCGGGAGCCTTTCTATTTTGCCGTCCGTGTCGTTCACCTTTCCGCGTGTCGTCCGCGGAACCCGTACCCAAATCCGAGTCGGTGCGTCCCTCGCGTCCGCCTCGTCCCCTTCGTGGTTCACCGATCGTCCGCCGATACTCTATCGGCAAAGTTTCTCGGCTTTTCCACGCAGAGGGGGATTACGATGCCCCGCGGTCATCTGGCCGTGCAGGTCGCCCAGGTCGCGACCGTTACAGCCAGCACGGTAAACAATGCCGGACTCGGTTCTTTCAGCCGCGCTATCGCGCAACCGATACCCGCGGCGCTTTCCTTCTTATCGAATCAATCTGCTTGTTCCCCGAACGACCGCGTATCGTCCGGATAATCGTGTTCCCCGAATCACGACACACCGTGCACGCGAATTCCGCCGAAAACTGGGCGTGGCGTACAAAAATCCCTCGCTCTCGCGTGTATTTTGCAAGTGCCTAGCCTTCCCACCCCCTTGGCTCTTCGCAAGGTAAACCGGTCGACACACTTTGCCCTCCGCGAGAACTCTGCTTGCTCGCgacgatgtttttttttttcttgcttcCACCGCGCTTTGCGTCGAACGGATGATTTACGGTGACCGGCGTACCGCTGCCGATTGTCCGCGTTGCTTCTCGGAACGCGAAGGGCGAGCATCGCGACCGATTCGCCGAGCGAAACCGCGGCACGTGTCCCGCTTGATTTCGA is drawn from Andrena cerasifolii isolate SP2316 chromosome 8, iyAndCera1_principal, whole genome shotgun sequence and contains these coding sequences:
- the Bicc gene encoding protein bicaudal C yields the protein MRPDEVIQNERRATETMSETSEGTVGTSVSGKSGFESREELRDIAAVLGIGNPDDIHQERFRVDRRKLEQMLLGDNDVPKPADAFFHNVMEETNTFVTWPSRLKIGAKSKKDPHIKVAGRPDDVRAAKEKIMEILDTRQSNRVTMKLDVSYTDHSHIIGKGGLTIKRVMEETGCHIHFPDSNRSNHQEKSNQVSIAGEMEGVERARARVRNLTPLIFSFELPIMGLSQTMPDSNSPYVVKIQEKYNVQVMFRTRPKLHATLVVVKGCEWEVTQVKEATVLLIHYMCQNLASQIQVQMSMEISPQHHSIVLGKQSSNLKMIMQRTATQIMFPDAGDPNIPSLKKSNVTITGGIHNVYMARQQLVGSLPLVLMFDLPEESMSSVSTENISQLMQSLDVFINLRHKPKQSTLSVIIKGIERNASNIYEARKQLLGLDEPRVHAEIPATYHVPNAGNTFQGNCMNAGEYGLNNLVSGLSDNLSSMLTVNTQNPPYCVSPVSHSPNPMGLSPHWGLPSIPSMFSPLPLHHTYPYPHLNHLLTTQHVMHNNAMPPHAHGLQNHGYAGIGQLHSNVPASFHSIHGMNGGSLADSKEGSAYSSLSSVSSSLSSPAISPRNVSPVNPTETSPNIDLCSMLSDLPVRDRRAPGCEKKSLEMAVQQNLAPFDYEQKKILAAKAMHAKPSSADYRVPTSAWSGYGLSQSIPPISTTDLSKELTASHPSDLWKEPTTPVFSGEIDFGIGSGKRVGQIGISSNYMEHTPTAHLNKITSHRHNDLTTLLTSVGLEKYIRLFTSHEVDMATFPSLTEKDLCEIGINAWGARRKIMLLIAEMNKRTSPFCGSAAPGAERKSTTSSTATSVEKCNLDSKW
- the Pex2 gene encoding peroxisomal biogenesis factor 2; translated protein: MPASPYVSRINQIDAAQLDEEIYKVLRSQVKEITKYQPGERIDRWQPEIDALLKFFIWMFSLRHGKSTFGQQLLNLHYGNVTRAKSVLFLIFTVAPAYVRDKLADGAASPESKTILCRVANVAKLLEFLNLLVFLHRGSQPRVAEYLLGIASCSSTTHKPRNIGYSYMTRELLWHGLMELFTTGLPLVNFHYMKHGIKKLLSRRRRTGAQRSFPTMDLGSKCPYCHDTPVLPAHAGCEHVYCYYCLKAHFTATSEFQCYECGARLCAGNMLMYEASPAAASVQVQE